A stretch of the Aphanothece sacrum FPU1 genome encodes the following:
- a CDS encoding YgiT-type zinc finger protein translates to MKCMYCQGKMEKSTAPLSLNRKGYHIHWDAIEAWVCSQCCEAYFEAKEVDTIQKALSALEQESEGFLKV, encoded by the coding sequence ATGAAATGTATGTATTGTCAAGGAAAAATGGAAAAATCAACTGCTCCTTTGTCTCTTAATCGCAAAGGCTATCATATTCACTGGGATGCTATAGAAGCTTGGGTTTGTTCTCAATGTTGTGAAGCTTATTTTGAAGCAAAAGAAGTTGATACAATTCAAAAGGCTTTATCTGCTTTAGAACAAGAAAGTGAAGGATTCTTAAAAGTCTAA
- a CDS encoding addiction module antidote protein — MKLRNFDEFIEEELQDSEFASAYLQEALEEGGIPLFLIALKQIVQAKKGLTNVAQETGLGIENLNKNLSEQGNPHLLTIEKVLKSIGMKLTISPE, encoded by the coding sequence ATGAAATTGAGAAACTTTGATGAATTTATCGAAGAAGAATTACAGGATTCTGAGTTTGCTTCTGCTTATCTTCAGGAAGCTTTAGAAGAAGGTGGTATACCTCTATTTTTAATTGCACTCAAGCAGATAGTCCAAGCAAAAAAAGGATTAACAAATGTTGCTCAAGAAACAGGTTTAGGAATAGAAAACCTCAATAAAAACCTTTCAGAACAGGGAAATCCTCATCTATTAACTATTGAAAAAGTTTTAAAATCAATTGGCATGAAACTTACTATTAGCCCCGAATAA
- a CDS encoding DUF4258 domain-containing protein, with amino-acid sequence MSDEILRKVRQAADKRILFLPHTIQQMSRPDRMITTQEIETVIKRGELIENYPEDIRGQSCLILGYGDKERNIHVVCSPKEDYLVIITAYLPDPNQWSSDFKRRLRK; translated from the coding sequence ATGTCCGATGAGATTTTGAGAAAAGTCAGACAAGCCGCAGACAAGCGCATCCTCTTTCTTCCTCATACCATTCAACAAATGTCTCGTCCAGATCGAATGATAACAACTCAAGAAATTGAAACAGTGATAAAAAGGGGAGAGTTGATAGAAAATTATCCAGAAGATATCAGAGGTCAGAGTTGTTTAATTTTAGGTTATGGTGATAAGGAAAGGAACATTCATGTTGTTTGTTCTCCCAAAGAAGACTATTTGGTAATTATTACGGCCTATTTACCTGATCCTAATCAATGGTCGTCAGATTTTAAAAGGAGATTACGAAAATGA
- a CDS encoding type II toxin-antitoxin system RelE/ParE family toxin: protein MMDNPDITIITTETFEKWLSSIADIRSRRKIILRIQRLKVGNFGDYKSVGKEILELRIHHGPGYRVYFSKKGNVLVILLSGGDKDSQKTDIKKAQQIWQEIKDEIEKL from the coding sequence ATGATGGATAATCCAGACATCACAATTATTACTACAGAGACATTTGAAAAGTGGCTTAGTAGTATTGCTGATATTAGAAGCCGTAGAAAAATAATTCTACGAATTCAAAGACTAAAAGTTGGTAATTTTGGTGACTACAAATCTGTTGGAAAAGAAATATTAGAATTAAGGATTCATCATGGCCCTGGGTATAGAGTATATTTTAGTAAGAAAGGAAATGTTTTAGTAATTCTCCTTAGTGGTGGCGATAAAGACTCACAAAAAACAGATATCAAAAAAGCCCAACAAATTTGGCAGGAGATCAAAGATGAAATTGAGAAACTTTGA